gaccgcaacttctgtatttattatcgccttcattgctgctcctccagtagatattgatggtattcgtgaacctgtttctggttctctactttatgGAAATAATATTATCTCTGGTGCTATTATTCCTACTTCTGCAGCTATAGGTTTACATTTTTACCCAATCTGGGAAGCAGCATCTGTTGATGAGTGGTTATACAATGGTGGTCCTTATGAGCTAATTGTTCTACACTTCTTACTTGGTGTAGCTTGTTACATGGGTCGTGAGTGGGAACTTAGTTTCCGTCTGGGTATGCGTCCTTGGATTGCTGTTGCATATTCAGCTCCTGTTGCAGCTGCTACTGCTGTTTTCTTGATCTACCCTATTGGTCAAGGAAGTTTCTCTGATGGTATGCCTTTAGGAATATCTGGTACTTtcaacttcatgattgtattccaggcaGAACACAACATCCTTATGCATCCATTTCACATGTTAGGTGTAGCTGGTGTATTCGGCGGCTCCCTATTCAGTGCTATGCATGGTTCCTTGGTAACCTCTAGTTTGATCAGGGAAACCACTGAAAACGAATCTGCTAACGCAGGTTACAGATTCGGTCAAGAGGAAGAGACTTATAATATCGTAGCTGCTCATGGTTATTTTGGCCGATTGATCTTCCAATATGCTAGTTTCAACAACTCTCGTTCTTTACATTTCTTCTTGGCTGCTTGGCCTGTAATTGGTATCTGGTTCACTTCTTTAGGTATTAGCACCATGGCTTTCAACCTAAATGGTTTCAATTTCAACCAATCCGTAGTTGACAGTCAGGGTCGTGTCATTAACACTTGGGCTGATATCATCAACCGTGCTAACCTTGGTATGGAAGTAATGCATGAACGTAATGCTCACAACTTCCCTCTAGACCTAGCTGCTGTCGAAGTTTCATCTACAAATGGATAAGATTTTTGTCTTAGTGTATACGAATCGTTGAAACAAAGTAGCAATACCCCATATCTTGCTTTAGCAAGATATGGGGTATTGCTGCTTTGTTGGATACAATATTGTTTTTTTGCGCACAGCATACATATAAACTAAAAAGATAACATAAATTTAAGAGTTAAGTATAAgataagataagtaaatcaagataagagataagacctgaatgataaacacttgttttactttcagtttttttttcacaaaaaaaagaatttggcttttatttcaatttccattttttttatcttaaatttttattttaatattaaaatgaactttcaattaacttaacgacgagatttattatcgtttcttgcatgtctcgcaaaagtaaaagtaggcgcgaattctcccaatttgtgacctaccatacgatctgttatataaataggtaaatgttcctttccattatgaatagcgattgtatggccaatcattgtgggtataatggtagatgcccgagaccaagttactattatttctttctcctccctcatgttgagtttttccattttttccgataaatggttagctacaaaagggttttttttttagcgaacgtgtcatgtcacagtgtattactccttttttttacattttttattttaaagattggcattctatgtccaatatctcgatctaagttaagtatggaggtaagaataaatacaataatgatgaatggaaaaaagataaaatcctttagctagaaaagggggcggatgtagccaagtggatcaaggcagtggattgtgaatccaccatgcgcgggttcaattcccgtcgttcgcccatcacattttttcaaattcaaaaaattctattttaaatattcctatttacggcgacgaagaataaaactatcactatattttttccttttcctacttcttcttccaagcgcaggataaccccaaggggttgtgggtttttttctaccgattggggctctcccctcaccgcccccatggggatggtctacagggttcataactactcctcttactacaggacgcttacctagccaacacttagatccggctctacccaaacttttttggttcaccccaacattacccacttgtccgactgttgctaagcagtttttggatatcaaacggacctccccagatggtaatcttaatgtggccgatttaccctcttttgcaatcagtttcgctacagcacctgctgctctagctaattgtccaccctttccaagtgtgatttctatgttatgtatggccgtgcctaagggcatatcggttgaagtagattcttcttttttatcaataaaaaccccttcccaaactgtacaagcttcttccaaagcatacggctttctagatgtatatgatgatatctagacagatggatcttatataaatcgtatgatgaagtaccacatgagtggatatataggaatccaaatctgctgaatcactcatgttatgatcttctacatcctaggtctccccgttccgtcatctggcttatgttcttcatgtagcattcagaccgaatgactctatgaaattacgtcgatacttccacatattacgggtaacgtaggagacatctctctttttccccggggggatcttaattaccactgcttagctttcaattcgcctctgaccatcaaattaaatgtgaataacccgtcctcctctctttgaaacaaggggcgcttccggttctgtgcgtgcttcaaacaattttgtcttctccatattaccatatctctagagtcaataattttctatgaggaactactgaactcaatcacttgctgccgttactcaacagttttctgttgaggtctatcccgtagaggtactcaaattggatcagtgatcgatttctaggtttcgtcgtaaacctaattggttacttccaattacgtaaatcaatagttcaaaccgcac
This region of Musa acuminata AAA Group cultivar baxijiao unplaced genomic scaffold, Cavendish_Baxijiao_AAA HiC_scaffold_751, whole genome shotgun sequence genomic DNA includes:
- the LOC135663723 gene encoding photosystem II protein D1, with product MTAILERRESTSLWGRFCNWITSTENRLYIGWFGVLMIPTLLTATSVFIIAFIAAPPVDIDGIREPVSGSLLYGNNIISGAIIPTSAAIGLHFYPIWEAASVDEWLYNGGPYELIVLHFLLGVACYMGREWELSFRLGMRPWIAVAYSAPVAAATAVFLIYPIGQGSFSDGMPLGISGTFNFMIVFQAEHNILMHPFHMLGVAGVFGGSLFSAMHGSLVTSSLIRETTENESANAGYRFGQEEETYNIVAAHGYFGRLIFQYASFNNSRSLHFFLAAWPVIGIWFTSLGISTMAFNLNGFNFNQSVVDSQGRVINTWADIINRANLGMEVMHERNAHNFPLDLAAVEVSSTNG